One stretch of Jiangella gansuensis DSM 44835 DNA includes these proteins:
- a CDS encoding extracellular solute-binding protein translates to MRRLVSLAAAGVAAGLTLTACGFGGDDSGSGGDGDGDGGSTSLDLLVPQYSDGTTALWEEIIASFEEENDGITVNLEVQSWDNINDVIRTKVQAGQAPDILNIDAFSGFAKDDLLYPAEDVVSAETLDDFQESFVENASLDGTVYGLPMIASARALFYNQDVLTQAGITEPPATWDDLLAAATAVTDLGTGVYGYGMPLGSEEAQAETSIWTFGGGGSWSDGDTITVDTPENLAALEFMKTMIDAGATQPDPGATDRTPMLDVFVQGQIAMAVGLPPTIGQIEERNPELNYGIAPVPTQDGSPVTLGVADHLMAFRNDDDKQDAIRAFLDHFFSPEVYLSFVDTEGFLPTTMSGAEGTANAERFADFLAVLPDARFYPSTNEAWAATQGALQTLVGQIQTQDAASVLQQIQASADDA, encoded by the coding sequence GTGAGACGACTGGTGTCTTTGGCGGCGGCTGGCGTGGCGGCGGGCCTGACGCTCACCGCCTGCGGGTTCGGCGGCGACGACAGCGGTAGCGGCGGTGACGGCGACGGCGACGGCGGTTCGACCAGCCTGGACCTGCTGGTGCCGCAGTACAGCGACGGCACCACGGCGCTGTGGGAAGAGATCATCGCCTCTTTCGAGGAGGAGAACGACGGCATCACGGTCAACCTCGAGGTGCAGTCGTGGGACAACATCAACGACGTCATCCGCACCAAGGTGCAGGCCGGTCAGGCGCCGGACATCCTGAACATCGACGCGTTCAGCGGCTTCGCCAAGGACGACCTGCTGTACCCGGCCGAGGACGTGGTGTCCGCGGAGACTCTGGACGACTTCCAGGAGTCCTTCGTGGAGAACGCGTCGTTGGACGGCACGGTGTACGGGCTGCCGATGATCGCCTCGGCGCGAGCGCTGTTCTACAACCAGGATGTGCTGACCCAGGCCGGCATCACCGAGCCGCCGGCCACCTGGGACGACCTCCTCGCCGCGGCCACGGCCGTCACCGATCTGGGTACGGGCGTGTACGGCTACGGTATGCCGCTGGGCAGTGAGGAGGCTCAGGCCGAGACGTCCATCTGGACCTTCGGCGGCGGCGGTTCGTGGAGCGACGGCGACACGATCACCGTCGACACCCCGGAGAACCTGGCCGCGCTCGAGTTCATGAAGACCATGATCGACGCCGGCGCCACCCAGCCGGACCCTGGCGCCACCGACCGCACCCCGATGCTGGACGTGTTCGTGCAGGGCCAGATCGCCATGGCGGTCGGGTTGCCGCCCACGATCGGGCAGATCGAGGAGCGCAACCCCGAGCTCAACTACGGCATCGCGCCGGTACCCACCCAGGACGGCTCCCCGGTCACCCTCGGTGTCGCCGACCACCTGATGGCGTTCCGCAACGACGACGACAAGCAGGACGCGATCCGCGCCTTCCTCGACCACTTCTTCAGCCCCGAGGTCTACCTGAGCTTCGTCGACACCGAGGGCTTCCTGCCCACGACGATGTCCGGCGCCGAGGGAACGGCCAACGCCGAGCGGTTCGCCGACTTCCTCGCCGTGCTGCCGGACGCGCGGTTCTACCCGAGCACCAATGAGGCCTGGGCCGCCACCCAGGGTGCGCTGCAGACCCTCGTCGGGCAGATCCAGACCCAGGACGCCGCGTCCGTCCTGCAGCAGATCCAGGCCAGCGCCGACGACGCATGA
- a CDS encoding DNA repair helicase XPB produces MVHVNDGPLIVQSDKTLLLEVEHPQAAECRRAIAPFAELERAPEHVHTYRLTPLGLWNARAAGHDAEQVVDTLLTHSRYPVPHALLVDVAETMARYGRLRLEGHPVHGLVLISSDRAVLEEVLRSKRVTPLVGARVSDDTVVVHPSERGNLKQALVKLGWPAEDLAGYVDGEAHAIALDESGWQLRPYQRDAAEGFWHGGSGVVVLPCGAGKTLVGAAAMAQAQATTLILVTNTVAARQWRDELLRRTSLTEDEIGEYSGAKKEVRPVTIATYQVLTTRRKGVYTHLELLDARDWGLVVYDEVHLLPAPIFRMTANLQARRRLGLTATLVREDGREDDVFTLIGPKRYDAPWKEIENQGYIAPADCVEVRVTLSDGERLAYATAEPDERYRLASSTDAKTRVVEGLVKRHAGEPTLIIGQYIDQLDELGERLDAPVVKGETTVRERQRLFDAFRTGEITTLVVSKVANFSIDLPEASIAIQVSGTFGSRQEEAQRLGRILRPKADGRTARFYSVIVRDTVDQDFAQHRQRFLAEQGYAYQIADAEDVLRGEG; encoded by the coding sequence ATGGTGCACGTGAACGATGGCCCGTTGATCGTGCAGAGCGACAAGACCCTCCTCCTCGAGGTCGAGCATCCGCAGGCCGCCGAGTGCCGGCGGGCCATCGCGCCCTTCGCCGAGCTCGAACGTGCGCCCGAGCATGTCCACACCTACCGGCTCACGCCGCTCGGGCTGTGGAACGCACGCGCGGCCGGCCACGACGCCGAGCAGGTGGTCGACACCCTGCTCACCCACTCCCGCTACCCGGTCCCGCACGCGCTGCTGGTCGACGTCGCCGAGACGATGGCGCGTTACGGCCGGCTGCGGCTGGAGGGCCACCCGGTGCACGGGCTGGTGCTGATCTCCAGTGACCGCGCGGTACTCGAGGAAGTGCTGCGTTCCAAGCGCGTCACGCCTCTGGTGGGTGCCCGCGTCAGCGACGACACCGTCGTCGTCCACCCGTCGGAGCGTGGCAACCTCAAGCAGGCACTGGTCAAGCTGGGCTGGCCCGCCGAGGACCTGGCCGGCTACGTCGACGGCGAGGCCCACGCGATCGCGTTGGACGAGAGCGGCTGGCAGTTGCGCCCGTACCAGCGCGACGCCGCGGAGGGCTTCTGGCACGGCGGCTCCGGCGTCGTGGTGCTGCCGTGCGGGGCCGGCAAGACACTCGTCGGTGCCGCCGCGATGGCGCAGGCCCAGGCCACCACGTTGATCCTGGTCACGAACACCGTGGCGGCGCGGCAGTGGCGCGACGAGTTGCTGCGCCGCACCAGCCTCACCGAGGACGAGATCGGCGAGTACTCCGGGGCCAAGAAGGAGGTCCGTCCGGTCACCATCGCGACCTATCAGGTGCTGACCACCCGCCGGAAGGGCGTGTACACCCACCTGGAACTGCTCGACGCCCGCGACTGGGGGCTCGTCGTCTACGACGAGGTCCACCTGCTGCCGGCGCCCATCTTCCGCATGACGGCCAACCTGCAGGCCCGTCGCCGGCTCGGGCTCACCGCGACCCTCGTCCGCGAGGATGGCCGCGAGGACGACGTCTTCACCCTGATCGGGCCGAAGCGCTACGACGCGCCCTGGAAGGAGATCGAGAACCAGGGCTACATCGCGCCTGCCGACTGCGTCGAAGTGCGGGTGACGCTCTCGGACGGCGAGCGGCTCGCCTACGCCACCGCCGAGCCGGACGAGCGCTACCGCCTCGCCTCCTCCACCGATGCGAAGACGCGGGTCGTCGAGGGTCTGGTCAAACGGCACGCGGGCGAACCGACCCTGATCATCGGGCAGTACATCGACCAGCTCGACGAACTCGGCGAACGCCTCGACGCCCCGGTCGTCAAGGGCGAGACGACGGTCCGGGAGCGGCAGCGCCTCTTCGACGCGTTCCGGACCGGCGAGATCACCACGCTGGTCGTCAGCAAGGTCGCCAACTTCTCCATCGACCTGCCCGAAGCCAGCATCGCCATCCAGGTCTCCGGGACGTTCGGGTCGCGGCAGGAGGAGGCGCAGCGGCTGGGCCGCATCCTGCGCCCCAAGGCCGACGGCCGGACCGCGCGCTTCTACTCCGTCATCGTCCGCGACACCGTCGACCAGGACTTCGCCCAGCACCGGCAGCGCTTCCTCGCCGAGCAGGGCTACGCCTACCAGATCGCCGACGCCGAGGACGTCCTGCGCGGCGAGGGCTGA
- a CDS encoding LCP family protein — protein MRPAEYRRFLRQVGVGALVPGLGLIAAGRKKLGWTVFTLFVLAVGAAIVALLRTDITEAARMGTDPDTLTWLARGLLALAVVWLLIAVLGLYLLQPRGLRAPQRLVSAALVITLVSLVVVPISFGSRYAFRQVEFIGNVFADDDQPSHTIPEDASDTDPWAGQDRVNVLILGSDAGPGRDETRTDTVMVASIDTDTGDAALFSLPRNLLDVPMPEGTPLHEAYPDGFRGPEEDAYYWLSSMYRFVPYEFPEFFEGIADPGAEAMKLVVGEALGLDISYYVMVNLRGFQYLVDALGGIELDVPYRIPIGTRERNGGCTEAKGWIEPGENQHLDGYHSLWFARARCGPGPVSDDYERMRRQRCVIGAIASQADPFNLLTRYQQLASAAEETMSTDIPASRLSAFAELALKVQEAGLRSLPFTNDIIAYDDADYDLIREFVAESLEPPAETEAPVEEPTGDPTGDPTGDPTGGSDETPSGEDEPTDPTAEGEDGGESPAPEGEESPGADEPGGAQSIDEVC, from the coding sequence GTGCGCCCGGCCGAGTATCGCCGGTTCCTGCGTCAGGTCGGCGTCGGCGCGCTCGTCCCGGGCCTCGGCCTCATCGCGGCCGGCCGGAAGAAGCTCGGCTGGACCGTCTTCACCCTGTTCGTCCTGGCGGTAGGTGCCGCCATCGTCGCACTGCTGCGCACCGACATCACCGAAGCCGCGCGCATGGGCACTGACCCGGACACCCTGACCTGGCTGGCCCGGGGCCTGCTGGCGCTGGCGGTCGTCTGGCTCCTCATCGCCGTCCTCGGCCTCTACCTGCTGCAGCCACGCGGGTTGCGGGCGCCGCAGCGTCTCGTCTCGGCGGCGCTGGTCATCACCCTGGTGTCGCTCGTGGTCGTGCCCATCAGCTTCGGCAGCCGGTACGCGTTCCGGCAGGTGGAGTTCATCGGCAACGTCTTCGCCGACGACGACCAGCCCAGTCACACCATTCCGGAGGATGCCTCCGACACCGACCCGTGGGCGGGGCAGGACCGCGTCAACGTGCTCATTCTCGGTTCCGACGCGGGGCCGGGCCGCGACGAGACCCGGACCGACACCGTCATGGTCGCCAGCATCGACACGGACACCGGCGACGCCGCGCTGTTCTCGCTGCCGCGCAACCTGCTGGACGTCCCGATGCCCGAGGGCACACCGCTGCACGAGGCGTATCCCGACGGCTTCCGCGGCCCCGAGGAGGACGCGTACTACTGGCTGTCGTCGATGTACCGGTTCGTGCCCTATGAGTTCCCGGAGTTCTTCGAAGGCATCGCCGACCCGGGCGCCGAGGCGATGAAGCTGGTGGTCGGTGAGGCGCTCGGGCTCGACATCTCCTACTACGTCATGGTGAACCTGCGCGGCTTCCAGTACCTCGTCGACGCGTTGGGCGGCATCGAGTTGGACGTCCCGTACCGCATTCCGATCGGCACCAGGGAGCGCAACGGCGGTTGCACCGAGGCCAAGGGCTGGATCGAGCCGGGGGAGAACCAGCACCTCGACGGCTACCACTCGCTGTGGTTCGCCCGCGCACGCTGCGGCCCCGGCCCGGTGTCCGACGACTACGAGCGGATGCGCCGGCAACGTTGTGTCATCGGTGCCATCGCGTCCCAGGCGGACCCGTTCAACCTGCTGACCCGGTACCAGCAACTGGCGAGCGCGGCCGAGGAGACGATGTCCACGGACATCCCGGCCAGCAGGCTCTCCGCCTTCGCCGAACTGGCGCTCAAGGTGCAGGAGGCCGGCTTGCGCAGCCTCCCGTTCACCAACGACATCATCGCCTACGACGACGCCGACTACGACCTCATCCGCGAGTTCGTCGCGGAGTCGCTGGAGCCGCCGGCCGAGACCGAGGCGCCGGTTGAGGAGCCGACGGGCGACCCGACCGGCGACCCGACCGGTGACCCGACAGGCGGGTCGGACGAGACGCCGTCGGGCGAGGATGAGCCGACCGACCCGACAGCCGAGGGAGAGGACGGCGGTGAGTCCCCGGCGCCCGAGGGCGAGGAGTCGCCGGGTGCGGACGAGCCCGGGGGCGCCCAGTCCATCGACGAGGTCTGCTGA
- a CDS encoding GNAT family N-acetyltransferase: MVERVVQVDDDLRAWMLSCWVDVTNAGGAVGFVPPVGPDDVRPALEDGLAGVAAGTTTVGLLRVDGERAGFAFIVGTGNPLFRHWATVLRLQIHPRFQGRGAGRVLLDGLADIARADGLEFLHLTYRDGLGLGQFYEAAGYVEVGRLPGMIRVAPGDDRDSVLMVRKL, encoded by the coding sequence ATGGTCGAACGCGTCGTCCAGGTCGACGACGACCTTCGGGCGTGGATGCTGAGCTGCTGGGTCGACGTCACCAATGCCGGCGGTGCGGTGGGCTTCGTCCCGCCGGTGGGTCCCGACGACGTCCGCCCGGCACTCGAGGACGGGCTCGCCGGAGTCGCCGCCGGCACGACGACGGTCGGCCTGCTGCGGGTCGACGGCGAGCGGGCCGGCTTCGCGTTCATCGTCGGCACCGGCAACCCGCTGTTCCGGCACTGGGCCACCGTGTTGCGGCTGCAGATCCATCCGCGGTTCCAGGGACGTGGCGCTGGCCGGGTGCTGCTGGACGGTCTGGCCGACATCGCGCGCGCCGACGGACTCGAGTTCCTGCATCTCACGTACCGTGACGGGCTAGGGCTGGGGCAGTTCTACGAGGCCGCCGGCTACGTCGAGGTTGGCCGGCTGCCCGGTATGATCCGGGTCGCGCCGGGCGACGACCGGGACTCGGTGCTCATGGTCCGCAAGCTGTAG
- a CDS encoding DeoR family transcriptional regulator, whose translation MLDLLAERGRLSVTDTAAALAVSEATVRRDFTELARQQLVTRTHGGVLATSVAYDLPARYRSSSGHDPKERIAAAAADMVEPGMVVGFNGGTTTSATARRLAARIEHGPHSGDPALTVVTNALNIATEMVLRPHIRTVSLGGVARPQSYEMTGPLATLVLNELWLDMLILGIDGLTASGGASCRHVGEAGINALMVQRASKVVVVGTGDKIGHRAFARICDIDQVNVLVTEPSAAEDDLAALRSAGVDVRVV comes from the coding sequence ATGCTCGACCTGCTGGCCGAGCGCGGGCGCCTCAGCGTCACCGACACCGCCGCCGCGCTGGCGGTGTCCGAGGCCACGGTGCGGCGCGACTTCACCGAGCTCGCCCGCCAGCAGCTGGTCACCCGCACCCATGGCGGTGTCCTGGCCACCTCGGTCGCCTACGATCTGCCTGCCCGCTATCGCTCGTCGTCCGGGCACGACCCGAAGGAACGCATCGCCGCCGCGGCCGCGGACATGGTGGAGCCCGGCATGGTGGTCGGCTTCAACGGCGGCACGACGACGTCGGCGACGGCGCGCCGCCTGGCCGCTCGCATCGAGCACGGGCCGCATTCCGGCGACCCGGCGTTGACCGTGGTCACCAACGCACTGAACATCGCCACCGAGATGGTGCTCCGGCCACACATCCGCACGGTGTCCCTCGGCGGCGTGGCCCGGCCGCAGTCGTACGAGATGACGGGGCCGTTGGCGACACTGGTCCTCAACGAGCTCTGGCTGGACATGCTGATCCTGGGCATCGACGGCCTCACCGCCAGCGGCGGTGCCTCGTGCCGGCACGTCGGCGAAGCCGGCATCAACGCTCTGATGGTGCAACGCGCCAGCAAGGTCGTCGTGGTGGGCACCGGCGACAAGATCGGGCACCGCGCGTTCGCCCGCATCTGCGACATCGACCAGGTCAACGTCCTGGTCACCGAGCCCAGCGCTGCCGAGGACGACCTCGCGGCGCTGCGATCCGCCGGCGTCGACGTCCGCGTCGTCTGA
- a CDS encoding AAA family ATPase, with translation MTVSGTDPTLEAEREHLRRARADLRAMREHTLSLDAQGGDHVSTEYLKAALYRRAKALEDDPSLPLFFGRIDRVEAGAPDAPAEGQETFHIGRRHVMDGNGDPMVVDWRADVSRAFYRATRADPMGVVLRRRYGFADGDLTSFEDEHLLDTSEADITSRILTEEIERPRVGPMRDIVATIQPEQDEVVRSGLDRTVCVQGAPGTGKTAVGLHRAAYLLHTYRNRLARSGVLVIGPNQAFLHYIAQVLPTLGEVDVRQVTVAELVGSVPVRAADVPAAAALKGDARMAEVIRRAIWSHVAEPAETLYVSRGTRRWRVPVHEVAEAIAVLRERGDGYATARSLLGQRLAHRILLRMEAAGEITDDRVQNAVARSRPVKQYVDQLWPPLDPVKLVMRLLGDPDLLATAADGVLSGDERDLLLWAKPARGPKTAPWSQADAVLVDEATALLERVPGVGHVVLDEAQDLSPMELRAVARRAGSGSLTVLGDIAQGTTPWATPSWPDALRHLGRDDAHLEVLRKGYRVPAAVVGFAARLLPLIAPGIAPPEAVRSNPGRLDIMAADGDLPAALAWVAADVAGRIGSVGVVAADDTVDDAAAALTAAGVEHGRLADDLRVTLVPATLAKGLEYDHVIVVEPARIVAAEPSGLRRLYVVLTRAVSSLTVVHDAALPEPLSGPVSRPEPVAHQDV, from the coding sequence GTGACCGTGTCCGGGACCGATCCCACTCTCGAAGCCGAGCGCGAACACCTGCGCCGCGCCCGTGCTGACCTGCGCGCCATGCGCGAGCACACGCTCTCGCTCGACGCGCAGGGTGGCGACCACGTCTCCACCGAATATCTCAAGGCGGCGCTGTACCGGCGGGCCAAGGCGTTGGAGGACGACCCGTCCCTGCCGCTGTTCTTCGGCCGCATCGACCGGGTGGAGGCAGGCGCACCCGATGCTCCCGCAGAGGGGCAGGAGACCTTTCACATCGGCCGCCGGCACGTCATGGACGGCAACGGTGACCCGATGGTCGTCGACTGGCGAGCCGACGTGTCGCGGGCCTTCTACCGGGCCACCCGGGCCGACCCGATGGGCGTCGTGCTGCGTCGCCGGTACGGGTTCGCCGACGGCGACCTGACCTCGTTCGAGGACGAGCACCTGCTGGACACCAGCGAGGCCGACATCACCAGCCGCATCCTCACCGAGGAGATCGAGCGGCCGCGCGTCGGCCCGATGCGCGACATCGTCGCCACCATCCAGCCGGAACAGGACGAGGTGGTCCGCTCCGGCCTGGACCGTACGGTGTGCGTCCAGGGCGCTCCGGGCACCGGGAAGACCGCGGTCGGGCTGCACCGGGCCGCATACCTGCTGCACACCTACCGCAACCGGCTGGCTCGCAGCGGCGTCCTGGTCATCGGGCCGAACCAGGCGTTCCTCCACTACATCGCCCAGGTGCTGCCCACGCTCGGCGAGGTGGACGTCCGGCAGGTCACGGTCGCGGAGCTGGTCGGCTCGGTCCCGGTGCGCGCCGCCGACGTGCCGGCGGCCGCCGCACTCAAGGGCGACGCGCGGATGGCCGAGGTGATCCGGCGGGCGATCTGGTCGCACGTCGCCGAGCCGGCCGAGACGCTCTACGTCAGCCGCGGCACCCGGCGCTGGCGGGTGCCCGTGCACGAGGTCGCCGAAGCGATCGCCGTGCTGCGCGAGCGCGGCGACGGGTACGCGACGGCACGGTCGCTGCTCGGGCAGCGGCTCGCGCACCGCATCCTGCTGCGGATGGAGGCCGCCGGTGAGATCACCGACGACCGCGTGCAGAACGCCGTCGCCCGGTCGCGGCCGGTGAAGCAGTACGTCGACCAGCTGTGGCCGCCGCTGGACCCGGTGAAGCTGGTGATGCGGCTGCTCGGCGATCCGGACCTGCTGGCCACCGCCGCCGACGGGGTCCTGAGCGGCGACGAACGGGACCTGCTGCTCTGGGCCAAGCCGGCCAGAGGCCCGAAGACCGCGCCGTGGTCGCAGGCCGACGCCGTCCTCGTCGACGAAGCCACCGCCCTGCTGGAACGGGTACCCGGCGTCGGCCACGTGGTGCTGGACGAGGCCCAGGACCTGTCCCCGATGGAACTGCGCGCCGTCGCCCGCCGCGCCGGCAGCGGTTCCCTGACGGTCCTCGGCGACATCGCCCAGGGCACCACGCCATGGGCGACGCCGTCGTGGCCGGACGCGCTGCGGCACCTGGGCCGCGACGACGCCCACCTCGAGGTCCTGCGCAAGGGTTACCGCGTGCCGGCCGCCGTCGTCGGCTTCGCGGCCCGGCTGCTGCCGCTCATCGCGCCCGGCATCGCGCCGCCCGAAGCGGTCCGGTCCAACCCTGGCCGGCTGGACATCATGGCGGCCGACGGCGATCTGCCGGCCGCGCTCGCCTGGGTGGCGGCCGACGTGGCCGGGCGGATCGGTTCGGTCGGGGTCGTCGCCGCGGACGACACGGTCGACGACGCGGCCGCGGCGCTCACCGCCGCCGGGGTGGAGCACGGCCGGCTCGCCGACGACCTGCGCGTCACGCTGGTGCCCGCGACCCTCGCCAAAGGCCTGGAGTACGACCACGTGATCGTCGTGGAGCCGGCCCGCATCGTCGCCGCCGAGCCGAGCGGGCTCCGCCGGCTCTACGTGGTGCTGACCCGAGCCGTGTCGTCGCTCACCGTGGTGCACGACGCCGCCCTGCCGGAACCGCTGTCCGGGCCTGTGTCCAGGCCGGAACCGGTGGCCCACCAGGACGTATAG
- a CDS encoding ABC transporter permease subunit: MAAGGAVIALVFVLPYLIMLIGSFKSRAEILQVPPTYLPQEWLPSNYVNMWSTPETPLPYNLVSTIVIAVSATLLVLCVAAPAAYYTARFRFPGRLVFLLLVLCTQMLQPTVLAAGLFRQFVTLGINDTWLAMILVNGAFNLSFAVWIMHSFFAAIPRELDEAAALDGASRLQILRRVTLPLVWPGVVTAIIFTFVACWNEFAASLVILTTAENQPLSVALTKFVGQYESAWQYVFGVSIVGIVPVVILFALIEKRLVAGLTAGAVK, translated from the coding sequence ATGGCCGCCGGCGGCGCCGTCATCGCCCTGGTGTTCGTGCTGCCGTACCTGATCATGCTGATCGGCTCGTTCAAGTCGCGGGCGGAGATCCTGCAGGTGCCGCCGACGTACCTGCCGCAGGAGTGGCTGCCGTCGAACTACGTGAACATGTGGTCGACGCCGGAGACGCCGCTGCCGTACAACCTGGTGTCCACCATCGTCATCGCCGTGAGCGCGACGCTGCTGGTGCTCTGCGTCGCGGCGCCCGCGGCCTACTACACCGCGCGGTTCCGGTTCCCCGGCCGCCTGGTCTTCCTGCTGCTGGTGTTGTGCACGCAGATGCTGCAGCCGACGGTGCTCGCGGCCGGGCTGTTCCGGCAGTTCGTCACCCTCGGCATCAACGACACCTGGCTGGCGATGATCCTGGTCAACGGCGCGTTCAACCTCTCCTTCGCGGTATGGATCATGCACAGCTTCTTCGCCGCGATCCCGCGTGAACTGGACGAGGCGGCCGCTCTGGACGGCGCGTCGCGGCTGCAGATCCTGCGCCGCGTGACCCTGCCGCTGGTCTGGCCAGGCGTCGTCACCGCCATCATCTTCACGTTCGTGGCGTGCTGGAACGAGTTCGCCGCCAGCCTCGTCATCCTGACCACAGCTGAGAACCAGCCACTCTCGGTCGCGCTGACCAAGTTCGTCGGCCAGTACGAATCGGCCTGGCAGTATGTGTTCGGGGTGTCGATCGTCGGCATCGTCCCGGTCGTGATCCTGTTCGCGCTCATCGAGAAGCGCCTCGTGGCAGGACTCACCGCAGGAGCCGTCAAGTAG
- a CDS encoding carbohydrate ABC transporter permease, translated as MTAQTQTRPGGRPTRRPRGGPSRWGALARALPWLGPTLVLMAGIVFFPAGYMLWTSFRDLSQFGVDNGPAGFDNYARLLDFTALPRVLGNTVLWVVGVVVVTVVISLGLAQFLDKAFPGRRLVRLTIIIPWAASVVMTTTVVYYGLDPFYGIINTFLVDVGLLDRPYGFTRNAVPAFFTAMGIAVFVSLPFTTYTLLAGLQTIPPDIREAAQMDGAGPWATYRRIILPLLRPALAVATIINIINVFNSLPILQVITGSIPGYNADTTTTLIFKFIRADRQIDTASALSVVNFLIVLAVILVYLRVVRPMRED; from the coding sequence ATGACCGCCCAGACCCAGACCCGCCCCGGCGGCCGGCCCACCCGCCGGCCGCGGGGCGGGCCCTCCCGCTGGGGCGCGTTGGCCCGGGCGCTGCCCTGGCTGGGTCCCACGCTGGTGCTCATGGCCGGGATCGTGTTCTTCCCGGCCGGCTACATGCTCTGGACGTCGTTTCGCGACCTGAGCCAGTTCGGCGTCGACAACGGACCGGCCGGCTTCGACAACTACGCCCGGCTGCTGGATTTCACCGCGCTGCCGCGGGTGCTGGGCAACACGGTGCTGTGGGTGGTCGGCGTGGTGGTCGTCACCGTGGTGATCTCGCTCGGGCTGGCCCAGTTCCTCGACAAGGCGTTCCCCGGCCGCCGGCTGGTGCGGCTCACCATCATCATCCCGTGGGCGGCCAGCGTCGTCATGACCACCACGGTCGTCTACTACGGGCTCGACCCGTTCTACGGCATCATCAACACCTTCCTGGTGGACGTCGGACTCCTGGACCGGCCGTACGGCTTCACCCGCAACGCCGTCCCCGCGTTCTTCACCGCGATGGGCATCGCCGTGTTCGTGTCGCTCCCGTTCACGACGTACACCCTGCTGGCCGGGCTGCAGACCATTCCGCCGGACATCCGCGAGGCCGCGCAGATGGACGGTGCCGGCCCCTGGGCGACCTATCGGCGCATCATCCTGCCGCTGCTGCGCCCGGCGCTGGCCGTGGCCACGATCATCAACATCATCAACGTGTTCAATTCGCTGCCGATCCTGCAGGTCATCACCGGCTCGATCCCCGGCTACAACGCCGACACGACCACCACGCTGATCTTCAAGTTCATCCGGGCGGACCGGCAGATCGACACCGCCAGCGCGCTGAGCGTCGTCAACTTCCTGATCGTGCTCGCCGTCATCCTCGTCTACCTGCGGGTCGTGCGGCCCATGAGGGAGGACTGA